The Strigops habroptila isolate Jane chromosome 13, bStrHab1.2.pri, whole genome shotgun sequence genome contains a region encoding:
- the TSHZ2 gene encoding teashirt homolog 2 isoform X2: MPRRKQQAPKRAAGYVQEEDLKEEEDIKEEEEDDDDNNSTAQLQGSNDTGTDEEHEVGPEQKGNFSYQNSPVSHISNQDAENESLLSDGSDHVADIKSICSREPQDPKSSTHPKAQNEAHNCMDKMTAVYANILSDSYWTGLGLGFKLSNSEKRSCDNRNGGNKADFDWHQDALSKSLQQNLPSRPVSKPNLFSSVQLYRQSSKMCGTVFTGASRFRCRQCSAAYDTLVELTVHMNEMGHYQDDNHKKDKHRPTSYSKPRKRAFQDMDKEDAQKVLKCMFCGDSFDSLQDLSVHMIKTKHYQKVPLKEPVPTISSKLVTPAKKRVFDVNRPCSPDSTTGSFSDTFSPQKNANLQLSSNNRYGYQNGASYTWQFEACKSQILKCMECGSSHDTLQQLTTHMMVTGHFLKVTSSASKKGKQLVLDPLAVEKMQSLSEAPASDSPVSKSTSKSSAECIAPTSELKKESKKDKVDDANKDEKAVKSEEYEDTLQKPLDPTMKYQYLREEDLEDGSKGGGDILKSLENTVTTAINKAQNGAPSWSAYPSIHAAYQLSEGAKPSLPVGSQVLQIRPTITNKLRPIAPKWKVMPLVPISANVSQCTQVKKETDDKEEIQKDYAKESIQAEPASLNQGEGEPLLKSEASVEPKKTEPCPLKEEDKIKEDSGKEKTVLKETTAASLSNGCAAASHSSDLPCVNPLSALQSVLNNHLGKATEPLQPQSSCSPSSSTISMFHKANLNMMEKPVLSPAPTPPKPASVSRHYLFENNDQPIDLTKSKGKKAESPQAQSCTSPPQKHALSDIADMVKVLPKATTPKPAASSRIPSMKLEIDVRRFEDVSAEVSTLHKRKGRQSNWNPQHLLILQAQFASSLFQTSEGKYLLSDLGPQERMQISKFTGLSMTTISHWLANVKYQLRKTGGTKFLKNMDKGHPVFYCSDCASQFRTPSTYISHLESHLGFQMKDMNRLAVEQQTKVEQEISRVSVQRSPETIAGEEDTDSKFK; encoded by the coding sequence GTTATGTCCAAGAGGAAGAtttaaaggaagaggaagatataaaggaggaggaagaagatgatgaCGACAACAATTCAACTGCTCAACTCCAGGGCAGCAATGATACTGGCACGGATGAGGAACATGAAGTGGGTCCTGAGCAGAAAGGGAACTTCAGTTACCAGAATTCCCCTGTCAGTCATATATCTAACCAGGATGCTGAAAACGAATCACTACTAAGTGATGGTAGTGACCATGTGGCAGatattaaaagcatttgctCTAGAGAGCCACAGGACCCAAAAAGCAGCACCCATCCCAAAGCCCAGAATGAAGCACACAATTGCATGGATAAAATGACAGCGGTCTATGCCAACATACTGTCGGACTCTTATTGGACAGGCTTAGGGCTGGGTTTCAAATTGTCTAACTCTGAAAAGAGGAGTTGTGACAACAGAAATGGAGGGAACAAAGCTGATTTTGATTGGCACCAAGACGCACTGTCCAAAAGCTTACAGCAGAATTTACCTTCCAGACCTGTCTCGAAACCCAACCTGTTCAGCTCAGTCCAGCTCTACAGACAGAGCAGCAAAATGTGTGGAACTGTGTTCACGGGCGCCAGCCGGTTTCGGTGTCGGCAGTGCAGTGCTGCCTATGACACGCTGGTAGAACTAACAGTTCATATGAATGAGATGGGTCACTACCAAGATGACAACCATAAAAAGGACAAGCACAGACCTACCAGCTATTCAAAGCCCCGAAAAAGGGCTTTCCAGGACATGGACAAGGAAGATGCACAAAAAGTTCTGAAATGTATGTTCTGTGGTGACTCTTTTGATTCCCTTCAAGATCTGAGTGTTCAtatgataaaaacaaaacattaccAAAAAGTGCCTTTGAAGGAGCCGGTACCAACCATTTCTTCAAAACTGGTCACTCCAGCAAAGAAACGTGTGTTTGATGTTAACAGGCCTTGTTCCCCCGATTCCACGACGGGGTCTTTCTCAGATACTTTTTCTCCTCAGAAGAATGCGAACCTGCAGCTATCATCTAACAACCGCTATGGCTACCAGAATGGTGCCAGCTATACATGGCAGTTCGAGGCCTGCAAATCCCAGATTTTGAAGTGTATGGAATGTGGAAGTTCCCATGATACCTTGCAGCAGCTCACGACCCACATGATGGTCACTGGCCATTTCTTGAAAGTCACAAGTTCAGcttcaaagaaaggaaagcaacttGTTCTGGATCCTTTAGCTGTGGAAAAAATGCAATCACTGTCTGAAGCACCTGCCAGTGACAGCCCAGTTTCAAAATCAACCAGTAAATCATCTGCAGAATGCATAGCTCCCACCTctgaactaaaaaaagaaagtaaaaaagataAAGTTGATGATGCAAACAAAGATGAGAAAGCAGTAAAATCTGAAGAGTATGAAGACACTCTTCAGAAACCACTGGATCCCACAATGAAATACCAGTACCTCAGAGAAGAAGATTTAGAAGATGGTTCAAAGGGTGGTGGGGACATTTTAAAGTCCTTGGAGAACACTGTCACAACAGCCATCAATAAAGCTCAAAATGGAGCTCCTAGCTGGAGTGCGTATCCCAGCATCCATGCAGCTTATCAGCTCTCAGAAGGAGCTAAGCCATCTTTGCCTGTGGGTTCCCAAGTACTGCAAATCAGACCAACTATCACCAATAAACTGAGGCCCATAGCTCCAAAGTGGAAGGTCATGCCTCTGGTCCCTATCTCAGCAAATGTGTCCCAGTGCACTCAAGTGAAGAAGGAAACTGATGACAAGGAGGAGATACAAAAGGACTATGCTAAAGAGAGTATCCAGGCTGAGCCTGCCTCACTCAACCAGGGCGAGGGAGAACCTCTGCTCAAATCTGAAGCCTCTGTGGAGCCAAAAAAGACAGAACCATGTCCCTTGAAAGAAGAAGACAAAATTAAAGAGgacagtggaaaagaaaaaacagtcctcaaggaaacaacagcagcttctcttaGTAATGgttgtgctgctgccagccatTCATCTGACCTGCCTTGTGTCAACCCTCTCAGTGCGCTGCAGTCAGTGCTGAATAATCACTTGGGCAAAGCCACTGAGCCTTTACAGCCTCAatccagctgcagccccagctctaGCACAATTTCTATGTTCCACAAAGCTAATCTAAATATGATGGAGAAGCCAGTTTTATCTCCAGCTCCAACACCACCAAAGCCTGCAAGTGTATCCAGGCActatttgtttgaaaacaatgaTCAGCCTATTGACCTGACCAAATCCAAAGGCAAGAAAGCTGAGTCGCCTCAAGCACAATCTTGTACTTCTCCACCTCAAAAACATGCTCTGTCTGACATCGCTGACATGGTCAAAGTTCTTCCCAAAGCTACTACACCAAAACCTGCAGCATCTTCAAGGATCCCATCTATGAAATTAGAAATAGATGTCCGACGCTTTGAGGATGTCTCAGCAGAAGTCTCCACTCTGCATAAAAGGAAGGGCAGACAGTCAAACTGGAATCCTCAGCATCTTCTCATTTTGCAAGCTCAGTTTGCTTCCAGCCTCTTCCAGACATCTGAAGGTAAATATTTATTATCAGATCTAGGCCCACAAGAGCGCATGCAGATTTCCAAATTTACTGGACTGTCGATGACCACCATCAGCCATTGGTTGGCAAATGTCAAGTATCAACTTAGGAAAACCGGAGGAACAAAGTTTTTGAAAAACATGGACAAAGGACATCCAGTCTTTTATTGCAGCGACTGTGCATCTCAGTTTCGAACCCCATCTACTTACATTAGCCACTTAGAATCTCACCTAGGTTTCCAAATGAAAGACATGAACAGGCTGGCTGTGGAGCAGCAAACCAAGGTAGAGCAAGAAATCTCCAGAGTTTCAGTTCAAAGATCTCCTGAAACAATAGCTGGAGAAGAGGACACAGACTCTAAGTTCAAAT
- the TSHZ2 gene encoding teashirt homolog 2 isoform X1: MPRRKQQAPKRAAGYVQEEDLKEEEDIKEEEEDDDDNNSTAQLQGSNDTGTDEEHEVGPEQKGNFSYQNSPVSHISNQDAENESLLSDGSDHVADIKSICSREPQDPKSSTHPKAQNEAHNCMDKMTAVYANILSDSYWTGLGLGFKLSNSEKRSCDNRNGGNKADFDWHQDALSKSLQQNLPSRPVSKPNLFSSVQLYRQSSKMCGTVFTGASRFRCRQCSAAYDTLVELTVHMNEMGHYQDDNHKKDKHRPTSYSKPRKRAFQDMDKEDAQKVLKCMFCGDSFDSLQDLSVHMIKTKHYQKVPLKEPVPTISSKLVTPAKKRVFDVNRPCSPDSTTGSFSDTFSPQKNANLQLSSNNRYGYQNGASYTWQFEACKSQILKCMECGSSHDTLQQLTTHMMVTGHFLKVTSSASKKGKQLVLDPLAVEKMQSLSEAPASDSPVSKSTSKSSAECIAPTSELKKESKKDKVDDANKDEKAVKSEEYEDTLQKPLDPTMKYQYLREEDLEDGSKGGGDILKSLENTVTTAINKAQNGAPSWSAYPSIHAAYQLSEGAKPSLPVGSQVLQIRPTITNKLRPIAPKWKVMPLVPISANVSQCTQVKKETDDKEEIQKDYAKESIQAEPASLNQGEGEPLLKSEASVEPKKTEPCPLKEEDKIKEDSGKEKTVLKETTAASLSNGCAAASHSSDLPCVNPLSALQSVLNNHLGKATEPLQPQSSCSPSSSTISMFHKANLNMMEKPVLSPAPTPPKPASVSRHYLFENNDQPIDLTKSKGKKAESPQAQSCTSPPQKHALSDIADMVKVLPKATTPKPAASSRIPSMKLEIDVRRFEDVSAEVSTLHKRKGRQSNWNPQHLLILQAQFASSLFQTSEGKYLLSDLGPQERMQISKFTGLSMTTISHWLANVKYQLRKTGGTKFLKNMDKGHPVFYCSDCASQFRTPSTYISHLESHLGFQMKDMNRLAVEQQTKVEQEISRVSVQRSPETIAGEEDTDSKFKCKLCCRTFASKHAVKLHLSKTHSKSPEHHSQFVAEVDEE, from the coding sequence GTTATGTCCAAGAGGAAGAtttaaaggaagaggaagatataaaggaggaggaagaagatgatgaCGACAACAATTCAACTGCTCAACTCCAGGGCAGCAATGATACTGGCACGGATGAGGAACATGAAGTGGGTCCTGAGCAGAAAGGGAACTTCAGTTACCAGAATTCCCCTGTCAGTCATATATCTAACCAGGATGCTGAAAACGAATCACTACTAAGTGATGGTAGTGACCATGTGGCAGatattaaaagcatttgctCTAGAGAGCCACAGGACCCAAAAAGCAGCACCCATCCCAAAGCCCAGAATGAAGCACACAATTGCATGGATAAAATGACAGCGGTCTATGCCAACATACTGTCGGACTCTTATTGGACAGGCTTAGGGCTGGGTTTCAAATTGTCTAACTCTGAAAAGAGGAGTTGTGACAACAGAAATGGAGGGAACAAAGCTGATTTTGATTGGCACCAAGACGCACTGTCCAAAAGCTTACAGCAGAATTTACCTTCCAGACCTGTCTCGAAACCCAACCTGTTCAGCTCAGTCCAGCTCTACAGACAGAGCAGCAAAATGTGTGGAACTGTGTTCACGGGCGCCAGCCGGTTTCGGTGTCGGCAGTGCAGTGCTGCCTATGACACGCTGGTAGAACTAACAGTTCATATGAATGAGATGGGTCACTACCAAGATGACAACCATAAAAAGGACAAGCACAGACCTACCAGCTATTCAAAGCCCCGAAAAAGGGCTTTCCAGGACATGGACAAGGAAGATGCACAAAAAGTTCTGAAATGTATGTTCTGTGGTGACTCTTTTGATTCCCTTCAAGATCTGAGTGTTCAtatgataaaaacaaaacattaccAAAAAGTGCCTTTGAAGGAGCCGGTACCAACCATTTCTTCAAAACTGGTCACTCCAGCAAAGAAACGTGTGTTTGATGTTAACAGGCCTTGTTCCCCCGATTCCACGACGGGGTCTTTCTCAGATACTTTTTCTCCTCAGAAGAATGCGAACCTGCAGCTATCATCTAACAACCGCTATGGCTACCAGAATGGTGCCAGCTATACATGGCAGTTCGAGGCCTGCAAATCCCAGATTTTGAAGTGTATGGAATGTGGAAGTTCCCATGATACCTTGCAGCAGCTCACGACCCACATGATGGTCACTGGCCATTTCTTGAAAGTCACAAGTTCAGcttcaaagaaaggaaagcaacttGTTCTGGATCCTTTAGCTGTGGAAAAAATGCAATCACTGTCTGAAGCACCTGCCAGTGACAGCCCAGTTTCAAAATCAACCAGTAAATCATCTGCAGAATGCATAGCTCCCACCTctgaactaaaaaaagaaagtaaaaaagataAAGTTGATGATGCAAACAAAGATGAGAAAGCAGTAAAATCTGAAGAGTATGAAGACACTCTTCAGAAACCACTGGATCCCACAATGAAATACCAGTACCTCAGAGAAGAAGATTTAGAAGATGGTTCAAAGGGTGGTGGGGACATTTTAAAGTCCTTGGAGAACACTGTCACAACAGCCATCAATAAAGCTCAAAATGGAGCTCCTAGCTGGAGTGCGTATCCCAGCATCCATGCAGCTTATCAGCTCTCAGAAGGAGCTAAGCCATCTTTGCCTGTGGGTTCCCAAGTACTGCAAATCAGACCAACTATCACCAATAAACTGAGGCCCATAGCTCCAAAGTGGAAGGTCATGCCTCTGGTCCCTATCTCAGCAAATGTGTCCCAGTGCACTCAAGTGAAGAAGGAAACTGATGACAAGGAGGAGATACAAAAGGACTATGCTAAAGAGAGTATCCAGGCTGAGCCTGCCTCACTCAACCAGGGCGAGGGAGAACCTCTGCTCAAATCTGAAGCCTCTGTGGAGCCAAAAAAGACAGAACCATGTCCCTTGAAAGAAGAAGACAAAATTAAAGAGgacagtggaaaagaaaaaacagtcctcaaggaaacaacagcagcttctcttaGTAATGgttgtgctgctgccagccatTCATCTGACCTGCCTTGTGTCAACCCTCTCAGTGCGCTGCAGTCAGTGCTGAATAATCACTTGGGCAAAGCCACTGAGCCTTTACAGCCTCAatccagctgcagccccagctctaGCACAATTTCTATGTTCCACAAAGCTAATCTAAATATGATGGAGAAGCCAGTTTTATCTCCAGCTCCAACACCACCAAAGCCTGCAAGTGTATCCAGGCActatttgtttgaaaacaatgaTCAGCCTATTGACCTGACCAAATCCAAAGGCAAGAAAGCTGAGTCGCCTCAAGCACAATCTTGTACTTCTCCACCTCAAAAACATGCTCTGTCTGACATCGCTGACATGGTCAAAGTTCTTCCCAAAGCTACTACACCAAAACCTGCAGCATCTTCAAGGATCCCATCTATGAAATTAGAAATAGATGTCCGACGCTTTGAGGATGTCTCAGCAGAAGTCTCCACTCTGCATAAAAGGAAGGGCAGACAGTCAAACTGGAATCCTCAGCATCTTCTCATTTTGCAAGCTCAGTTTGCTTCCAGCCTCTTCCAGACATCTGAAGGTAAATATTTATTATCAGATCTAGGCCCACAAGAGCGCATGCAGATTTCCAAATTTACTGGACTGTCGATGACCACCATCAGCCATTGGTTGGCAAATGTCAAGTATCAACTTAGGAAAACCGGAGGAACAAAGTTTTTGAAAAACATGGACAAAGGACATCCAGTCTTTTATTGCAGCGACTGTGCATCTCAGTTTCGAACCCCATCTACTTACATTAGCCACTTAGAATCTCACCTAGGTTTCCAAATGAAAGACATGAACAGGCTGGCTGTGGAGCAGCAAACCAAGGTAGAGCAAGAAATCTCCAGAGTTTCAGTTCAAAGATCTCCTGAAACAATAGCTGGAGAAGAGGACACAGACTCTAAGTTCAAATGTAAGTTGTGCTGTCGGACATTTGCAAGCAAACATGCAGTAAAACTTCATCTaagcaaaacacacagcaaGTCACCAGAACACCATTCACAATTTGTAGCAGAAGTGGATGAAGAATAA